CATTACTATGAATATCCCGGTGCCCACTCGGTAAAACGGCATTACGGAATCCGCACCGAACGCTATAAGCTGATGCATTTTTACTATGACATTGACACATGGGAGCTGTACGATCTGAAGAAGGACCCTAAAGAAATGAACAACCTTTACGGCAAGGAAGGATACGATGAAATTACCCGCAGGTTGAAAGAACAACTGGAAGAACTGAGGGATAAATACAAGGTTCCGGAAAAGGATCCTTACCTACCTGAATCTGAATAATCCATATAAACAAATAGCTTATGAAACCCGCATCTAGGGACCTTCACAACAAGGCAATGAATAAAGCATGCGGGTTCCATGGCGAATGAAGCACAAGACTCAAATTTTGAGATTTTATTTAATTGAATTATAAACATATAATCAAACTCTATCCGAATGAATACTTCCGTTTTATCTTCTTTAGGTATAGCATCCCTTCTTTTTTCGGCATGTAACCATGCCACCGAAGGGGAAGCAGAACAAAATGCAGACAAAAAAAATGTAATCCTGATCATGACTGACGACCAGGGATACGGAGACCTGGGCTTTACAGGAAATTCCATTGTTAAAACCCCAACAACAGATAGTCTGGCTGAGGAAAGCGTACAATTTACCAACTTCTATGTTTCACCCGTAAGTGCCCCTACCCGGGCAAGCCTTATGACCGGGAGATATTCGCTGCGCACCGGCATATATGATACCTATAACGGAGGCGCCATAATGGCCAACGAGGAGGTTACGGTGGCTGAAATACTCAAAGACAACGGATACCACACGGGAATCTTTGGCAAATGGCATCTTGGAGACAACTATCCTTTCAGACCGATAGATCAGGGATTTACTACCTCACTTGTACATCGAAGCGGGGGCATCGGCCAGGTGGGTGATATAGCCAACTATTTTGAGTTCGACAGCTCCTATTTCGATCCCGTGTTGTACAAAAACGGCAAAGAAGTACAGACTGAAGGTTATTGTTCCGATGTATATACCGAGGAAGCCATTGACTTCATCCGGGAAAACAGAGCGGAGCCTTTTTTCCTTTATCTGTCATTCAATGCTCCGCATACACCTTTGCAACTACCTGAGGAATATTACGAGATGTATAAGAACATAGATCCCTCCGACCGTGAAGCCTTTCCGGGCAATCGGCCTTTCCCGGATGATATGTCGGAAAGCGAGAAAGAAGCCGCCCGCAAAGTGTATGGTATGGTCACCAACATTGATGATAACATGGAAAAGCTCTTCACAACCCTTGAAGAAAATGGCCTGGAGGAAAACACACTGATCATCTTCCTGACAGACAACGGACCTCAGCAACGCCGATACAAGGGAGGTTTCAGAGGGAGAAAAAGCAGCGTTTATGAA
The Bacteroidales bacterium DNA segment above includes these coding regions:
- a CDS encoding arylsulfatase, with the protein product MNTSVLSSLGIASLLFSACNHATEGEAEQNADKKNVILIMTDDQGYGDLGFTGNSIVKTPTTDSLAEESVQFTNFYVSPVSAPTRASLMTGRYSLRTGIYDTYNGGAIMANEEVTVAEILKDNGYHTGIFGKWHLGDNYPFRPIDQGFTTSLVHRSGGIGQVGDIANYFEFDSSYFDPVLYKNGKEVQTEGYCSDVYTEEAIDFIRENRAEPFFLYLSFNAPHTPLQLPEEYYEMYKNIDPSDREAFPGNRPFPDDMSESEKEAARKVYGMVTNIDDNMEKLFTTLEENGLEENTLIIFLTDNGPQQRRYKGGFRGRKSSVYEGGIHVPFLMKLGDEFPSNKTVDVPAAHIDILPTILDICNISMEKEVQIDGKSLLPLIQGNELPWADRPLYFYWQRSYPEPYRNVAVRKGDYKLVGHAPYTASLEDLELFNLEKDPYEQDNILSSNKEQAREFKSLFDDWYGKIMESPHLNEIQSIKVGIDQENPVILNRNDAKGQPGIWNQMEIYGYWDIEVVQEADYDIVFHFHKPLEESGTMNLRMGTVKRTIHNEMGMGENTREITMPGIHLKKGQYSVESWYSSQGRHILPFYVEIKQQ